One window of Pirellulales bacterium genomic DNA carries:
- a CDS encoding cytochrome c oxidase subunit 3 — MHQETGAHGHGDRGHDGHGHGHVPLEYQPGLPMVNSKLIVWLFLSTEIMFFAGLIGTYIVLRFGAPMWPRAHDVHLSEPIGAFNTFVLICSSVTIVLSLEAARKNNAGLAKGLLALTLALGGVFLGVKMYEYSAKFSHGVYPWQPQGPNFTHRVYERPDVYYASAVRLRLNDADVQAEIKKLRTLPADKITKQDAEGLAEIDRITKVVMNPQAGPVELALDVAQKIYPLEESSEAVSVTSASGESAKSEGLNDLFPWIKLPMVIPGGNMWASTYFLLTGFHALHVLIGLIVFGIMLTWRLGIEKAHVIENIGLYWHFVDLVWIFLFPLLYLF, encoded by the coding sequence ATACCAACCCGGCTTGCCGATGGTCAACAGCAAGCTGATCGTCTGGTTGTTCCTTTCGACCGAAATCATGTTCTTCGCCGGACTGATCGGCACTTACATCGTGCTGCGGTTCGGCGCTCCAATGTGGCCGAGAGCGCACGACGTGCATCTGAGCGAGCCGATCGGGGCTTTCAACACGTTCGTGCTGATCTGCTCCAGCGTCACGATCGTGCTCAGCCTCGAAGCCGCGCGAAAGAACAATGCCGGATTGGCGAAGGGCCTGCTCGCGCTCACGCTCGCGCTGGGGGGCGTGTTCCTGGGCGTGAAGATGTACGAATACAGCGCCAAGTTTTCGCACGGCGTCTACCCCTGGCAGCCGCAGGGCCCGAACTTCACTCACCGCGTCTACGAGCGCCCCGACGTGTACTATGCCTCGGCGGTCCGGCTGCGGCTGAACGACGCCGATGTCCAAGCCGAAATCAAGAAGCTGCGAACGCTCCCGGCCGATAAGATAACCAAGCAGGACGCCGAGGGGCTGGCGGAGATCGATCGGATCACTAAGGTGGTGATGAACCCGCAGGCCGGTCCGGTGGAGCTGGCCCTCGACGTGGCCCAGAAGATCTATCCGCTCGAGGAAAGCTCCGAAGCGGTCTCGGTCACGTCGGCGTCCGGCGAGTCGGCCAAGAGCGAAGGGCTGAACGACCTGTTCCCCTGGATCAAACTGCCGATGGTGATTCCCGGCGGCAACATGTGGGCCAGCACCTATTTTTTGCTGACCGGGTTCCACGCCCTGCACGTACTGATTGGGCTGATCGTATTTGGGATCATGTTGACTTGGCGGCTGGGAATCGAGAAAGCCCACGTGATTGAAAACATCGGCCTCTATTGGCATTTCGTCGATCTCGTCTGGATTTTTCTGTTTCCTCTCCTGTATTTGTTCTAA